The following is a genomic window from Caproiciproducens sp. CPB-2.
GTGTGGAATACTGTCCTGGTTCTGTCCGGCGCCTTTCTGGGAAGCGCCTGGGAATCTGCTCTGCCATATCTCAGCCAGTATTCTACAGTCGCAGTTATTGTGTGTATCATAGCTGCTTTCGGTTATGCAGCCTGGAAGATTTTCAGAAAAAGGAAGAAATCGTAGAATAGGCAAATACGCGTCTTGCCTTGGCGGCTTGCTGGCATTTTCTATTTATGCAAAATTCAATCCTATTTCCTGAACGATTTGGTATAAAACGCCGCTGACAAGTTTTTGATCTTCCTCCGAGCCGTACAAACTGCTCGTCAAGGTACAGCGTCCCTGATAGGTAGAAACTGAAAGCTGAAAGTAAGGCACCTTTTTCACTGCCGTGCTGATAAATGCGTCTTCAATCTCGTGTCCGCCGAAACAGAGCCGTTCGTTATCGAGGATGCCTAAATTCGAATAGGAAGTGACGGGAACGGGCGAAATCCTGAGAAAAGATTTCTGCACGGCGGAAAAGGGCAGTATATGGAATAGCATATGAAACAGCATTGGTCCTTTCAAGCAATCGTTGCTTTGTTTTTGGGAACGCATTTGCCCGGACACCTTCTGGAGGGTTTCGGCAAATGTCTCCCCTGGGGCTATTTCCGCGTCACACCAGTAATTTCCGGTCAGGTTGCAAATGCCGCACTGCTGGCCTTCCTTTTTATATTTTCTCAAATCAACGGGACATGGAACCGTTATTTTTTTGCACCCTGTTATTTGATGAAGAACACGGATGTACGCTGTGAGGATCATGTCGTTTACACTCACATGGCAATCATTTGTAAAATGCCGTATGGCGTCAAACTGTTCTTTCTCTATCTGTGTTCTGCAGATAATCGGATGGGAAGAGTCCCCTGTCAGCGGAAGAACGATAGCGGGATCGGGCTTCCCATAATCTGATTTTGAAAACAATATTGCCAGTTTCTCTTTGAAACTCAGATTTTTCAGAAGCTGATTCAGGTTGCGCCTTCCGAGGGGCTCAGGACTTTTATTGAATCTCGCATCTTTTTCACACTTGGAATATAGGTCACAGAGCAGATACAGGTATTGCTTGAAGCCGGCTCCATCACTAACCATGTGGTTGATAATCAGGCAGAGCGTGTCATGTCTTTCGTCTCTTAGAAGCAGAATTTTCATCTGAGGTTCACAGGTAGGCTCGATTGCAGTAAGCAAATATGGAAATGGAGAGATTTCACCTTCACCTGAGACGTTTATCAGGCAGACCATGTCTTCAGCGGTAAAGGGTCGTTTTTCCCAGCAGTGCCGTTTTTCATCAAATACGCAGGTAAGCTCCGGAATTGCTCCCACAGACAATTGAACCGCTTTTTTAAGAGAGGTTTCGCTGATATGGTCATGGAACCGGACATAACAACGGATGCGCGGCTCCTGTACCGTCCCGTAGAAATTTTGCATGCAGTCAAAAGCCTGCGCTTTGATTTTTTCCCTGTTCATGACTTAACACCTCCGTCCGCTCCGCTGCCTCAATAGTTTTCTCTCGGTGCTGACACCGTGGGTTTCGCTATTTTCCTGTTTTGAGCCTTTTCAAAATTATTTTATGATTCAGAAACGGTGTTGTCAAGTGCCTGAAGGCTTTTCTGTTGTAGCACTCCGAAATTCTTACTATAGCAATTCCATTTCAGTTTGCGAGACAAAACACGTTTCTCCCCCGCCTTCGGCGGGGGAGAAACGCAACCTTGTTGCAGAATTAACTGGAAATGCTGTAAGCCCGCCGAGTAAGGACAACGGACATAAAACGGGATATACAAGAGAATAAGAGTGGGTGCAATTTTCACAATTTGCAGTAACCCGAAATGGATAGAATAGAAGCAGAGAGAAAAGCCGCACGAATTCAGTATTCATGCGGCTTTCGGAAAGTCAGGCAATAAAAGATGCAAGCCTGTTGGCTCGCGTTATGCCTATGATATCAAGTTAGTCGTCTATCTCAGAAATGGTTTGCTCCATTGAAATAACCCGAGCATAACGATTGTTCCAAATTTTATTCTCATAGTATTCAGATAAAGCTTCTGCGCTTGCAAATGTATTATCAAATGTTGTTGTTGTTGCTCGCGGTACAGTTACATTGTACTCGTATTCAAAGGCGACTTTACAGGAAACATCGAAGCAATATTCTGTTTGCATGCCACACATAATAATATTTTTCGTATGGATTTTTTGAAGATACTCATGCAATCCCGTATTTCGGAATGCGCTGTTATACTGCTTTTCAAAAATCTTATCATCGGGCAATGGCGCAATCTCCCTGTAGATTTTCCACCCTTTGCTGCCGTGTTCTAACTCATCACCGGCCCCGCCGTCGTGCTGGACGTAAATAACAGGGATTTTTTTCTTCCTGCATGCCTGCAGCAAATTCTTTATGTTTTGAATAACGATAGTTTCATTATAAGGATGCCCTTCAACAAGGGCTGTCTGCATATCTATTATAATCAATGCATCGTAGTTCATTTGCCCCTCCCTAAACATAGAATAAAAATAGAGGATATGTATTATTGAAAGCTTGGAAAACAAAAGCAAGACAAAACAACGCCGCCACCGGATTTTAAAGCTTTTTTGACCATTAACTCTTATCAGATTCCTGTTTGGTTTCGCATCATATAAAATCATTTGTTTTTATGATAGCATGTAAACAAGCAAAAGAGACCGGCAAATTTCAGAAATGAAATTTGCCGGTCTTTGGCGGAGAAAGAGGGATTTGAACCCTCGCGCCGGTTACCCGACCTACTCCCTTAGCAGGGGAGCCCCTTCACCACTTGGGTATTTCTCCTTATTGGTGAAAACAAAACAAATATGAAGTTTCTTAAATGGCGGAGAGGAAGAGATTCGAACTCTTGGTCCCTTGCGGGATCACTAGTTTTCAAGACTAGCTCCTTAAACCACTCGGACACCTCTCCATCACAAGTGCGAAAACAATAATATCATATTTTAGGGGCTTGTGTCAATGCATTCCATTAAAATTCTTAAATAAATATCCGCCTCCGTTTCATGCGGGGAGGCGGATATTTTGCTATTCGGCAAGGAAAGGGGCTTTTTCACACAGCCCGCAGAGTCCCAGGGCGGGAAGAGTGACCACAAACCACAGCAGGGAAAACGGTACGCAGATCTGCCCCATAATGTTCAGCGGCAGTGCGGAATAATCCCATACGTTCTGCTTCAGAGCGACATTCACCAGAAGCCCGGTGACAAATTCCACTGTGGTGATAATTCCCGAACCGGCAAAGCACTTGACGGAAATCGGTCTGCTTCTCATCGTGTGGTTGCATACGCGGTCAATCAGGCATAAGCACAGCCCGCCTGCCGCAGCCATGGAAATATCCGTCTTCCCGCGACAGATCATTTCCAGCGCCGGATATACAGTTCCTCCGGTCAAAAATAGAAACGCATTTTTTTTCATCCTATATCACCCCACTTTGCGTTCGTTGAAATTGTTTGCAGGGCGAATAAATTTATTCGTTCGGACTCAAATTTAAAAAGGAAGGTCCGATATTATAATTAATAAAATATTAAAAGCTTGTAAAATATTTTAAAATCATTTAATAAAAGGATTTAGAACCATTCACTTATCCAATTACGCAAAATCTGTCGAAATGGGTGGCTAAATGAAATACCAGAGAAATAAAATGGTTCTGATTATTGTCGGGATTGTCGCAATATTGATTGCGCTGGGGCTGGGTTTTGTCTTTGGTGTCCGCAGTATTTTGACAGCGAATACGCAGACTTCGCTGCAAAAAATATCGGAACAGGGTTCAAACGCGGTTCGCGCGGCGATTGTGGGTAATCTGGACGCGCTCAGCGCCATTGCGCAGCAGAACGGGCTTACCCAAAGCACGGCGGAACAAATGAGAATCCTTTCGGATGAAGCCAGAAGAAAAAATTTCGTGCGGGTGGCTTATGTCGACAGGTCCGGCCGGGCGGTTACCAACGACGGCAAGACGATGATGATTGGCGAAAGGGAATATTTTCAGAAGGCGCTGGCCGGCCACGCCAATATTTCGGGGGAACTGTACGATTTATTTGATTCAAAAAGCAAAATTATCGCGTATGCGGTGCCGGTGATCCGTAACCGGGAAATTGTCGGCGTACTGGTCGCAACGACGCCGGACAAAGAAGAGCTGAATATCATGGATAATATTGCCGTTGATTCGGATTATTCCATTTATATTCTTTCCCATAACGGAACAGTGGTTTCCAACCGAAGCGGACAGGATCGGTTCAGCAACTTTTTCCAATACATCGGTGAGTCCTCTCAGCCGGAAATCAGCAGAATGAAAGGTGATTTTCTTTCCCGGCAGCCGGGCAGGGGAGTCTGTGCGATCAATGGAGTCGATAAGCTGATCGGATACAGCGGCATCCAGGGAACCGACGGCTGGATGTTTGCGGTCATGGTGGAAGAAAATAAAATCATGGCTCCCGGCAATCAGATCCTGATCATGAGCGGAATTTTATTCGGACTGCTGATCCTTGAATTCGTTGCTGCCTCCGTCGGCTTTTTTAAATTCAAAAAAAGCAGCTATGAAGCGAGTATGCGGCGTAAAGAGGATATCAGCTATTACACCTATACCGACCCTCTGACGAATCTGCCGAACCGCAAGGGAGTGGAAAAGAATATTTCCGAATGGATCAGGCTCTGTCGTGCGGAAAGCAAAAACGGAGCCGCCATTTTCCTTGATATCGACAATTTCCAGTCGGTCAATAATACCTTCGGCAACGACATCGGGGATTCTTTCCTCGCTTCGGCGGCGGCCCGTCTGGCATCCGTGGAAGGAGAAAACACGCTGGTCGGCAGAATCGGCGGGGACGAGTTTACCCTCCTGATCTCCAATGTGAATACTCCGGAAGAGCTTGAAAGCTGTGCTAA
Proteins encoded in this region:
- a CDS encoding cysteine hydrolase family protein, with amino-acid sequence MNYDALIIIDMQTALVEGHPYNETIVIQNIKNLLQACRKKKIPVIYVQHDGGAGDELEHGSKGWKIYREIAPLPDDKIFEKQYNSAFRNTGLHEYLQKIHTKNIIMCGMQTEYCFDVSCKVAFEYEYNVTVPRATTTTFDNTFASAEALSEYYENKIWNNRYARVISMEQTISEIDD
- a CDS encoding putative ABC transporter permease, producing the protein MKKNAFLFLTGGTVYPALEMICRGKTDISMAAAGGLCLCLIDRVCNHTMRSRPISVKCFAGSGIITTVEFVTGLLVNVALKQNVWDYSALPLNIMGQICVPFSLLWFVVTLPALGLCGLCEKAPFLAE
- a CDS encoding bifunctional diguanylate cyclase/phosphodiesterase encodes the protein MKYQRNKMVLIIVGIVAILIALGLGFVFGVRSILTANTQTSLQKISEQGSNAVRAAIVGNLDALSAIAQQNGLTQSTAEQMRILSDEARRKNFVRVAYVDRSGRAVTNDGKTMMIGEREYFQKALAGHANISGELYDLFDSKSKIIAYAVPVIRNREIVGVLVATTPDKEELNIMDNIAVDSDYSIYILSHNGTVVSNRSGQDRFSNFFQYIGESSQPEISRMKGDFLSRQPGRGVCAINGVDKLIGYSGIQGTDGWMFAVMVEENKIMAPGNQILIMSGILFGLLILEFVAASVGFFKFKKSSYEASMRRKEDISYYTYTDPLTNLPNRKGVEKNISEWIRLCRAESKNGAAIFLDIDNFQSVNNTFGNDIGDSFLASAAARLASVEGENTLVGRIGGDEFTLLISNVNTPEELESCAKTILHLFEEPFLIHGNVIQLTCSVGAILFHYREIIENDRFDEIINRGEFVLHEAKSTSKGSYALFNDEFGITIDRQHQMQRELKLSIHNGEFCCYFQPQYDYEKRAIVGFESLARWNSAKFGMVSPVTFIAMAENTGFIKELGRSVVDRTFAFAQGVQGRGLRVSFNTSPVELLQADYVDYVLERFRYYGLTPGSVAIEVTESTLIESFDGVIKKLEILSGHGISVYLDDFGTGFSSLTYLKNLPIHSVKIDKSFIDEVVTDRVGRDIVDMIVRLAKRLNLEVIAEGVETQAQIDCIYSCGCRMIQGYFISPPVPWEKAVALLDGVHK